The following are encoded in a window of Bacillus sp. SORGH_AS_0510 genomic DNA:
- the glpX gene encoding class II fructose-bisphosphatase — MERNICSQGFVMEFLAVSQQAAIDSFPWIGRGNKDEADGAGTEAMRERMNEIDMCGVVVIGEGEMDEAPMLYINEELGTGNGPLVDIAVDPVEGTTLMAKGQENSLAVLAVAKRGSLLHAPDMYMKKLAVGPKAKGVIDIRVSLTENMNAVAKALGKKVNELTVMIQDRPRHEELIKEVICAGARVKLFSDVDITGAIATAFDHIHVDLLVGIGGAPEGVIAAAALKCLGGDFQGQLVPNDDEEWKRCVKMGIADPHQPLTLDEIVKTDDCFFVATGITDGPLLKGVQKIDSHTHKTHSLVTIGGKKKTAQFIDAHFFNHLNKIGSQL, encoded by the coding sequence ATGGAACGGAACATATGCAGCCAAGGGTTTGTGATGGAATTTCTCGCTGTCTCACAGCAGGCAGCCATTGATTCATTTCCATGGATTGGCAGAGGTAATAAAGATGAAGCGGATGGTGCTGGCACGGAGGCCATGCGCGAGCGAATGAATGAAATTGATATGTGTGGAGTGGTGGTGATTGGAGAAGGAGAAATGGATGAAGCTCCGATGCTATACATTAATGAAGAATTAGGGACAGGAAATGGTCCCCTAGTCGATATTGCGGTTGACCCGGTCGAGGGAACGACGCTAATGGCGAAAGGACAAGAAAACTCTTTGGCGGTTCTCGCGGTTGCTAAAAGAGGCAGTTTATTGCATGCGCCTGATATGTATATGAAGAAACTGGCAGTGGGGCCAAAGGCAAAGGGCGTGATTGATATAAGGGTATCATTAACCGAGAACATGAACGCGGTGGCAAAAGCGCTTGGGAAAAAAGTAAATGAGTTGACGGTGATGATTCAGGATCGACCGCGCCACGAGGAGCTAATCAAAGAGGTCATTTGCGCAGGGGCAAGGGTAAAATTGTTTTCCGATGTTGATATTACTGGTGCGATTGCAACAGCTTTTGACCATATTCATGTTGATCTTTTGGTAGGTATTGGAGGTGCTCCAGAAGGTGTGATAGCTGCGGCGGCATTAAAATGCTTGGGCGGAGACTTTCAAGGGCAGCTTGTACCGAATGATGATGAGGAGTGGAAACGTTGCGTGAAGATGGGGATAGCCGATCCTCACCAACCGCTGACCCTGGATGAGATTGTGAAGACGGATGATTGCTTTTTTGTTGCTACTGGAATTACGGACGGTCCCCTTTTAAAGGGAGTGCAGAAAATAGACAGTCATACACATAAAACTCATTCTCTTGTCACGATTGGTGGAAAAAAGAAAACGGCTCAATTCATTGACGCTCATTTTTTTAATCACTTAAATAAAATTGGTTCTCAACTTTGA
- a CDS encoding YjcZ family sporulation protein, whose protein sequence is MDGVGAGGGFALIVVLFILLIIIGASFMGGGYGGGFY, encoded by the coding sequence ATGGATGGTGTAGGAGCTGGTGGAGGTTTCGCATTAATAGTTGTATTATTTATCCTTCTAATTATTATCGGAGCATCCTTTATGGGCGGAGGATATGGCGGAGGATTTTATTAA
- the tkt gene encoding transketolase, whose product MQTLDNQVVQSLRVLSIDMIEKANSGHPGLAMGAAPAVTALWKNHLKFNPTNPEWFNRDRFILSAGHGSALLYSLLHVFGYDLSVSELQQFRQLGSLTPGHPEYKHTVGVDATTGPLGQGIAMGVGMAMTEAHLAAMYNRPNYPVVDHYTYVLSGDGCLMEGISYEAASLAGHLQLGKLILLYDSNKISLDGDLDQAFSEDITTRFQSCGWQTLVVEDGNDLDAMNEALDQAKAEMTKPTIIEVKTVIGYGSPNKAGKSASHGAPLGADEAALAKANYNWTLPPFELPEEVESLKGFYQNQGKAIEQEWLNLVDAYCQEYPEHASEVLRLIDGSLPIDWDGALQLYDESQKAIATREASGNALNQIAKMLPTIFGGSADLASSNKTMLKNAGDFKAGNYEGKNIWFGVREFAMGSMLNGMALHGGVQPFGGTFFVFSDYLRSAVRSAALMGIPVTYVMTHDSIAVGEDGPTHEPVEQLASFRSMPGLTTIRPADANETAEAYRYAFSNKVGPIMLVLSRQSLPILPGSNVKARDGITRGGYVLLEAEGEQADVILIGTGSEVSLLVEARRVLAEEGIDAAIVSMPSWELFEKQSEEYKESVLPSGNQRRVSCEMGSSFGWQRYVGRDGKIIGIDSFGASGPGELLMKQFGFTVENVINQAKSVVSNLKITN is encoded by the coding sequence ATGCAAACATTAGATAATCAAGTCGTCCAGTCTCTCCGTGTTCTTTCTATTGATATGATTGAAAAAGCCAATTCAGGGCATCCAGGCTTGGCGATGGGAGCAGCGCCTGCGGTTACGGCTTTATGGAAAAACCATTTGAAGTTTAATCCAACCAACCCTGAGTGGTTTAACCGTGATCGATTTATTCTATCAGCTGGTCACGGGTCAGCTTTGTTATATAGCTTGCTTCATGTTTTTGGCTATGATTTATCGGTTTCGGAGTTGCAACAATTTCGCCAGCTTGGCAGCTTAACACCGGGGCATCCAGAATATAAACATACAGTTGGGGTCGATGCGACAACCGGGCCATTAGGGCAAGGAATTGCCATGGGAGTTGGGATGGCGATGACAGAGGCTCATTTAGCGGCTATGTACAACCGTCCCAATTATCCAGTAGTGGACCATTATACGTATGTATTATCAGGAGACGGCTGCTTAATGGAGGGAATCTCCTATGAAGCTGCCTCACTCGCAGGACACCTGCAATTAGGAAAGCTCATCTTACTCTATGATTCTAACAAGATTTCCCTGGATGGAGACTTAGATCAAGCTTTTTCCGAGGACATTACAACACGCTTCCAATCTTGTGGCTGGCAGACACTTGTGGTTGAGGACGGAAATGATTTGGATGCGATGAATGAAGCGCTTGATCAGGCCAAGGCCGAAATGACGAAACCAACCATCATTGAAGTAAAAACAGTGATTGGTTATGGCAGTCCGAATAAAGCTGGGAAATCAGCGTCACACGGCGCGCCGCTTGGAGCAGACGAAGCGGCTCTCGCGAAGGCAAATTACAACTGGACACTACCTCCATTTGAACTTCCAGAAGAGGTGGAATCATTAAAGGGTTTTTACCAAAATCAGGGTAAGGCAATCGAACAGGAATGGCTTAATTTAGTTGATGCTTATTGTCAGGAATATCCGGAGCATGCTTCAGAGGTTCTCAGACTGATTGACGGAAGCTTGCCGATTGATTGGGACGGGGCACTACAGCTTTACGATGAGTCCCAAAAGGCGATAGCTACCCGTGAAGCATCAGGTAATGCGTTAAATCAGATTGCGAAAATGCTCCCAACCATCTTCGGCGGTTCGGCAGACTTAGCGTCATCGAATAAAACCATGTTGAAAAATGCAGGGGATTTTAAGGCAGGGAACTATGAAGGAAAAAATATTTGGTTCGGTGTCCGTGAATTTGCAATGGGTAGCATGTTGAACGGTATGGCTTTGCATGGCGGAGTACAGCCGTTTGGCGGAACGTTCTTTGTTTTCTCAGACTACTTACGGTCTGCCGTTCGTTCGGCAGCATTAATGGGAATTCCGGTAACATATGTTATGACGCATGACTCGATAGCGGTTGGGGAAGATGGACCAACACATGAACCTGTTGAGCAGCTCGCTTCATTTCGTTCAATGCCGGGTCTAACAACAATTCGTCCGGCTGATGCCAATGAAACGGCAGAAGCATACCGATATGCTTTTTCGAATAAGGTCGGGCCCATCATGCTCGTTCTTAGTCGGCAAAGCTTGCCGATTTTGCCAGGAAGCAATGTGAAGGCACGAGATGGAATAACGCGTGGCGGCTATGTCTTGTTAGAAGCAGAAGGTGAGCAGGCGGATGTCATCCTAATCGGAACGGGTTCAGAAGTGTCACTGCTAGTTGAAGCACGAAGGGTATTGGCAGAAGAAGGAATTGATGCGGCCATTGTAAGTATGCCGAGCTGGGAGTTGTTCGAGAAGCAGTCTGAGGAATATAAAGAATCTGTTCTTCCCTCCGGTAATCAGCGCCGAGTATCATGTGAAATGGGCTCTTCCTTTGGGTGGCAGAGATATGTTGGCCGGGACGGAAAAATCATCGGAATTGATTCATTTGGTGCTTCTGGACCTGGAGAATTGCTTATGAAACAGTTTGGTTTTACGGTTGAAAATGTGATCAATCAAGCAAAATCAGTAGTTTCGAATTTGAAAATAACAAACTAA
- a CDS encoding CoxG family protein, whose product MATGTHTVEIPVDVQAVWDYVSDLEKWATSVPAYKEHEIINDKQSIWTFEGSVKGLKKTIQAQVDISEWNEPSNIKFELKGLSDNFTGSGHFTAEDGNGKTTMTCTVDVRAGGLSGAVLTPIIKWAVPKVASRLTESIARKIAVFA is encoded by the coding sequence ATGGCAACAGGGACACATACAGTAGAAATTCCAGTGGATGTACAGGCAGTTTGGGATTATGTTAGTGATCTGGAGAAATGGGCAACATCAGTACCAGCCTATAAGGAACATGAAATCATAAATGACAAGCAATCCATTTGGACATTTGAAGGTAGTGTGAAAGGGTTGAAAAAAACCATCCAAGCGCAGGTAGATATCTCCGAATGGAATGAACCTTCCAATATTAAGTTTGAACTAAAAGGCTTATCCGATAATTTTACAGGAAGCGGTCACTTTACTGCAGAAGATGGTAATGGGAAAACAACCATGACATGTACAGTTGACGTCCGTGCAGGAGGATTATCGGGTGCAGTGTTAACCCCCATAATTAAATGGGCGGTTCCAAAAGTTGCCTCTCGTTTAACAGAATCGATCGCACGAAAAATTGCAGTATTTGCCTAG
- a CDS encoding DUF523 domain-containing protein: protein MILVSSCLAGLDVRYNGTNCLNDKISKLVEENKAITICPELLGGFSTPREPAEIIGGNGEDVLDGNAKVVDQSGKDVTQQYIKGAYSTLEKAIELQATLVVLKENSPSCGSSTIYNGEFTGKKMTGMGVTTALLKRNGLKVISEEQLAEIL, encoded by the coding sequence ATGATTTTGGTGAGTTCCTGCTTAGCAGGGTTAGATGTGAGATATAACGGGACAAATTGTTTAAATGACAAAATTAGTAAATTGGTAGAAGAAAATAAAGCTATAACAATATGCCCAGAACTACTTGGTGGGTTTTCAACGCCTAGAGAACCAGCAGAGATTATTGGTGGAAACGGCGAAGATGTACTGGATGGAAACGCTAAAGTTGTTGATCAATCAGGTAAAGATGTGACCCAACAATACATAAAAGGAGCCTATTCAACTCTAGAAAAAGCGATAGAATTACAAGCGACATTGGTAGTTTTAAAGGAAAATAGCCCATCTTGCGGCAGCTCAACCATATATAACGGTGAGTTTACCGGGAAAAAAATGACGGGAATGGGAGTCACTACTGCTTTACTAAAAAGAAATGGGTTAAAAGTAATTTCAGAAGAACAATTGGCAGAGATCCTTTAA
- a CDS encoding HAMP domain-containing sensor histidine kinase, giving the protein MELVRDLSFNLTIIMLLLFIFNLWVERYYKNSLPKVLSIIGLLLSVMICLIFSTRHYGVMVDLRQIPILIGGFYFGFGPLLTFFSLLFRGVFFGFDSAFWSVLPLYILLAIYLKYARPWFLKQNAKKRLCVVLTTAVIMNLLIYIGLLITGHSAKGLKDVAITTVIVCIGTCMISYLIEEMKQNKFLTEQMVKSQKIELVSHMSAAISHEVRNPLTAVNGFLQLALEDLKMEDTTRGYIHIALTELHAAEQVIKDYLTVGQPSLQTIERYDPIEELGKIMKSLQPMANMNSVELNFEIIHPCFILGDRNRFRQCFLNILKNCIEAMPHGGRLCIETELLTNEVKIKITDSGIGMTREQINRLGEPYFSTKGKKGTGLGLMVSFSIIRELKGTIKIKSAVGEGSVFVVSLPVVNK; this is encoded by the coding sequence GTGGAACTGGTTAGGGACCTGTCATTCAATCTTACAATCATCATGCTTCTATTGTTTATTTTTAATCTTTGGGTTGAACGGTACTACAAGAATTCCCTTCCAAAGGTTTTAAGTATTATAGGTTTGTTATTATCGGTCATGATATGTCTAATCTTTTCAACAAGACATTATGGAGTCATGGTAGATTTAAGGCAAATTCCTATCCTCATAGGCGGGTTTTATTTTGGATTTGGGCCACTACTAACTTTCTTTTCGCTCCTTTTTAGAGGAGTGTTTTTTGGATTTGACAGTGCTTTTTGGTCCGTTCTACCGCTCTATATCCTTTTAGCCATTTATTTAAAGTATGCGCGCCCGTGGTTCCTTAAGCAAAACGCAAAAAAGAGGCTTTGCGTCGTGCTTACTACTGCAGTGATCATGAATTTACTAATCTATATTGGTCTATTGATTACTGGGCATTCGGCTAAAGGACTTAAGGATGTTGCGATAACCACTGTCATAGTGTGTATTGGAACCTGTATGATTTCCTACTTAATTGAGGAAATGAAACAAAATAAGTTTCTTACCGAGCAAATGGTGAAGTCACAAAAAATTGAATTGGTCAGTCACATGAGTGCAGCGATCTCTCATGAGGTTCGGAATCCACTAACAGCAGTGAATGGTTTTTTACAGCTTGCTTTAGAAGATTTGAAAATGGAAGACACTACAAGGGGGTATATTCATATCGCTTTGACAGAACTTCATGCTGCTGAACAAGTGATTAAGGATTATTTAACCGTTGGACAACCCTCTTTGCAGACCATTGAGAGGTATGATCCTATTGAAGAACTGGGAAAGATTATGAAATCCTTACAGCCCATGGCAAATATGAATTCCGTTGAGCTGAACTTTGAGATCATTCATCCTTGTTTCATCCTCGGTGATAGGAATCGGTTTCGTCAATGCTTCCTCAATATATTGAAGAATTGTATAGAGGCTATGCCACATGGCGGAAGGTTATGTATTGAGACTGAATTGTTAACGAACGAAGTGAAAATTAAGATTACTGATTCTGGCATCGGTATGACACGGGAACAGATTAATAGATTAGGGGAGCCCTATTTTTCTACAAAAGGAAAAAAAGGAACAGGTCTTGGACTTATGGTCTCATTTAGCATTATTCGCGAGCTAAAAGGCACCATAAAAATTAAAAGTGCAGTAGGGGAAGGAAGCGTTTTTGTAGTCAGCCTTCCTGTTGTAAATAAGTAG
- a CDS encoding VOC family protein: MSRELWLNLPVREPERAKAFYTQLGFRLNEQYVSQDGSFSMIVGDNQVVLMLFPESIFRRFAGNTVADLRHGTEVLFSLGANSREEVDELALKAERAGGTVFSKPGENGGWMYGCGFADPDGHRWNLLYMDKSKMPRG, encoded by the coding sequence ATGTCGAGAGAATTATGGTTGAATCTCCCGGTGCGAGAACCAGAACGGGCAAAGGCATTTTATACGCAGCTCGGTTTTCGATTGAATGAGCAGTATGTGAGTCAAGATGGCTCTTTCAGCATGATCGTCGGTGACAATCAAGTTGTTTTGATGCTCTTCCCGGAGTCCATATTCCGCAGATTCGCTGGCAATACGGTTGCGGATTTGCGGCATGGTACGGAAGTGTTATTCTCTCTGGGTGCGAACTCCAGGGAGGAAGTTGATGAGCTTGCCTTGAAGGCCGAGCGTGCCGGTGGAACTGTATTTAGCAAACCAGGCGAAAATGGCGGGTGGATGTACGGCTGCGGTTTTGCTGATCCGGACGGTCATAGGTGGAACCTGTTATATATGGATAAGAGCAAAATGCCTAGAGGTTGA
- the xylB gene encoding xylulokinase: MNYVIGIDLGTGSVKAILVNEKGKICGESSASYPLIHEKSGYSEQNPEQWVIQTISAIQKLLHNSGIQGSSVEGISFSGQMHGLVLLDEDQRILRNAILWNDTRTTAQCRKITKKLGDKLETIAKNPALEGFTLPKLLWVKENEPEIFKQANVFLLPKDYVRYRFTGQIAMDYSDAAGTLLLDVINKEWSPEILKAFSIPKNLCPALVESTGFAGNLLPEIAEKCGLSPAVKVFAGGADNACGAIGAGILSQGDTLCSIGTSGVILSHEESRDTDYNGKLHFFNHCKPNAFYGMGVTLAAGYSLTWFKDTFANDRPFQELLEPIDRIPAGSAGLLFTPYLTGERTPHADSIIRGSFIGIDSAHTLAHFTRAVIEGITFSLRESLEILKNAGKSIQTIVSIGGGAKNETWLQIQADVFQAEIVQLESQQGPALGAAIIAAVGCNWFETLEQCTQAFVHKGKSFYPNQEQVFIYEELYNIYRTVYQHTLHLNRELAKFRNE; this comes from the coding sequence ATGAACTATGTAATCGGAATTGATTTAGGTACTGGAAGCGTGAAAGCAATCCTGGTAAATGAAAAAGGAAAGATTTGCGGAGAAAGCTCTGCCTCCTATCCGCTTATTCATGAAAAATCAGGGTATAGTGAACAAAACCCTGAGCAATGGGTCATCCAAACAATATCAGCTATTCAGAAATTGCTGCATAATAGCGGGATTCAGGGCAGTAGTGTGGAAGGAATTAGTTTTTCCGGTCAAATGCACGGACTTGTTTTGTTGGATGAAGATCAGCGGATTCTTAGGAACGCAATATTATGGAATGACACTCGTACAACTGCGCAGTGCAGGAAGATTACTAAGAAACTAGGAGATAAGCTAGAAACAATAGCTAAAAATCCTGCCTTGGAGGGATTTACTTTACCGAAATTGTTATGGGTGAAGGAAAATGAACCAGAAATTTTCAAACAAGCGAACGTGTTCCTTCTTCCAAAGGACTATGTACGCTACCGTTTTACTGGTCAGATTGCAATGGATTATTCAGATGCAGCTGGCACCCTTCTATTAGATGTCATCAACAAAGAGTGGAGTCCAGAAATTTTAAAAGCCTTTAGCATTCCGAAAAATCTTTGCCCTGCTTTGGTAGAATCAACGGGATTTGCAGGTAATCTTTTGCCTGAAATTGCGGAGAAATGTGGTTTGTCACCTGCTGTTAAAGTTTTTGCAGGAGGTGCAGACAATGCCTGCGGCGCCATTGGAGCAGGAATTCTATCACAAGGTGACACATTGTGCAGTATCGGAACTTCTGGAGTCATTCTTTCCCATGAAGAAAGTCGGGACACTGACTATAATGGCAAATTACACTTTTTTAATCACTGCAAACCAAACGCTTTCTATGGTATGGGTGTCACACTTGCAGCCGGTTATAGTCTCACATGGTTTAAAGACACCTTTGCAAATGACCGACCATTTCAAGAATTATTGGAGCCTATTGATAGAATCCCAGCTGGTTCAGCGGGTCTTCTATTTACCCCCTATTTAACAGGAGAGCGTACCCCACATGCGGATTCAATAATCCGTGGGAGTTTCATTGGAATAGACAGTGCACATACTCTGGCTCATTTTACCCGTGCAGTTATAGAAGGCATAACGTTTTCTTTAAGAGAGTCGCTGGAGATCCTGAAAAATGCAGGAAAATCCATTCAAACCATTGTTTCCATTGGCGGCGGTGCCAAAAATGAAACCTGGCTTCAAATTCAAGCCGATGTATTTCAGGCAGAGATTGTCCAACTTGAGAGTCAACAAGGACCTGCACTGGGAGCAGCCATCATTGCAGCAGTCGGCTGTAATTGGTTTGAGACGCTTGAGCAATGTACTCAGGCATTTGTGCATAAAGGGAAATCCTTTTATCCCAACCAAGAACAAGTATTTATATATGAAGAACTCTATAATATATATCGGACGGTTTACCAACATACTTTACACCTAAATAGAGAGCTTGCGAAATTTCGGAATGAGTAG
- a CDS encoding NUDIX hydrolase translates to MSQDGIVLVANVSIFNDDKVLIIKENKPTAINKWNFPGGHIEKGEDILYTAQREVKEETGLDVKLIGTTGVYNFVSSTNNQVILFHFVGEVTGGSLTLEEDVISDSKWIKVNELVTFENKDLREPSVIKQIFNNLLQEKIHPISVYNEQLIK, encoded by the coding sequence ATGTCGCAAGATGGAATTGTTTTAGTAGCAAATGTGTCAATCTTTAATGACGATAAAGTCTTGATTATAAAAGAGAATAAACCTACTGCTATTAATAAGTGGAACTTTCCAGGTGGTCATATCGAAAAAGGTGAAGACATTCTCTATACAGCTCAGAGGGAAGTTAAGGAGGAAACAGGTTTGGATGTAAAACTGATTGGTACTACTGGTGTATATAATTTTGTTAGTAGTACAAACAATCAAGTTATTTTATTCCATTTTGTTGGTGAGGTTACAGGAGGTTCTCTAACTCTCGAAGAAGATGTAATTTCTGACAGCAAGTGGATAAAAGTAAATGAACTTGTAACATTTGAAAATAAAGACTTACGAGAACCCAGTGTAATAAAGCAAATATTTAATAACTTATTACAAGAGAAAATACACCCAATTAGTGTGTATAATGAGCAACTAATTAAATAG
- a CDS encoding MBL fold metallo-hydrolase, with product MEILELPIEFEFNGQKNSIYPSLIIDNHDLTVVDTGYTGFLPLIEKEIKKSGYDIKNLKNIVITHYDDDHIGSLYDFKAKFPWVHIIASEIESKYISGVLKAERLVQAEELLDQLPKEELEFGQWFVQQLKNLKHVSVDETVRDGSKILDGKCTIVATPGHTSGHISLFFPSLKAVITGDAAVNEKGHLEIANPHFCLNREKAEASLEKIKNLDADTFYCYHGGKLSI from the coding sequence ATGGAGATTTTAGAACTGCCTATCGAATTTGAATTTAATGGACAAAAAAATAGTATTTATCCGAGCTTAATCATTGATAATCATGATTTAACGGTAGTAGATACTGGGTACACAGGCTTCTTACCTCTAATTGAGAAAGAAATCAAAAAAAGTGGATATGACATTAAGAATTTGAAGAATATTGTTATCACGCATTATGATGATGATCATATTGGGTCCTTATATGATTTTAAGGCAAAATTTCCTTGGGTTCATATCATTGCTAGTGAGATTGAATCCAAATACATTAGTGGTGTGTTAAAAGCGGAGAGATTAGTTCAAGCGGAAGAGCTGCTAGACCAATTGCCAAAAGAAGAATTGGAGTTTGGCCAATGGTTTGTTCAGCAACTTAAGAATTTAAAGCATGTGTCCGTAGATGAAACAGTCCGAGATGGCAGCAAGATTTTAGATGGAAAATGTACAATTGTAGCAACTCCAGGACATACATCCGGTCATATTTCATTGTTCTTTCCAAGTTTGAAGGCTGTTATAACGGGTGACGCAGCTGTGAATGAGAAGGGTCATTTGGAGATTGCTAACCCACATTTTTGCTTGAATAGGGAGAAAGCTGAAGCATCCTTGGAGAAGATTAAAAATCTAGATGCGGATACTTTCTATTGTTATCATGGGGGGAAGTTATCCATTTAA
- a CDS encoding glycoside hydrolase domain-containing protein, with protein sequence MDTASKIDQAFYQCVEQNYGKPDVVGRYIGDKQDVSTGLTSEEVAFLKKQGIKILPIYNHFTDATTYQNGVEEAKGAIALAKELGIPEGVVIYADIEPKYPVDAEFIRGWVETISSSAYKPGIYGVFLDGKELTNAYNEAIAKNKEFKNKIFVWTSNPETGTTAKDKAPKYNPKTPDSINASIWQYGLDGKQCNVDTNLIQSAAYSAAW encoded by the coding sequence GTGGATACTGCAAGTAAAATCGACCAAGCCTTTTATCAATGTGTCGAGCAAAATTACGGAAAACCGGATGTGGTTGGAAGATATATCGGAGATAAGCAAGATGTCTCGACAGGATTGACTTCAGAAGAAGTTGCTTTTCTTAAAAAACAAGGGATAAAAATCCTACCGATCTATAACCACTTTACCGATGCTACCACCTATCAAAACGGAGTAGAGGAAGCAAAAGGTGCCATTGCTCTTGCTAAGGAACTGGGAATTCCTGAAGGAGTAGTGATTTACGCAGATATTGAACCTAAGTATCCAGTGGATGCGGAATTCATTCGGGGATGGGTTGAAACCATATCTTCTTCTGCTTACAAACCAGGGATATATGGTGTTTTTCTTGATGGTAAAGAATTAACCAATGCGTATAACGAGGCCATTGCCAAAAATAAAGAGTTCAAAAATAAGATTTTCGTTTGGACTAGTAATCCAGAAACAGGGACAACTGCAAAAGATAAAGCACCTAAATACAATCCGAAGACACCAGATTCCATTAATGCATCCATTTGGCAGTACGGACTTGATGGAAAACAGTGTAATGTTGATACAAACCTAATCCAATCAGCAGCTTATTCTGCTGCCTGGTAA
- a CDS encoding STAS domain-containing protein, with product MDASVILPSHWAGVLAGLFKVNMWYRITKRQSDGFDYDEIEYFQSSFTPSQNIHDLARRKEQQSILELEEKVNERTRELSELIKELSSPIIPVLSGILVIPMIGKYNEERLSDIMESALYEVSRQRANYLLIDVTGLSNADELTIHHIQKLIAAIRLLGSECCIVGISPKLSMDISTSQILLNDVKTFSSLQQGVEFAIRQNGYQLVPLNKE from the coding sequence ATGGACGCATCGGTCATTTTACCAAGTCACTGGGCGGGTGTATTGGCGGGACTTTTCAAAGTGAATATGTGGTATAGGATTACCAAAAGACAATCAGATGGATTCGATTATGATGAAATTGAATATTTCCAGTCCAGTTTTACTCCATCTCAAAATATTCATGATTTAGCTCGAAGGAAAGAGCAGCAGAGCATTTTGGAATTGGAAGAAAAGGTAAATGAACGGACAAGGGAATTATCTGAATTAATAAAGGAATTATCATCTCCGATTATTCCTGTCCTAAGCGGCATTCTAGTCATTCCAATGATAGGGAAATACAATGAAGAACGACTTAGTGACATAATGGAAAGTGCCTTATATGAGGTTTCAAGACAACGGGCGAATTATCTGTTAATTGATGTGACAGGACTTTCAAACGCTGATGAATTGACAATCCATCATATTCAAAAATTAATCGCTGCTATTCGCTTGCTTGGAAGCGAATGTTGTATAGTGGGAATTTCACCAAAACTGAGTATGGACATTTCCACCTCGCAGATCTTGCTAAATGATGTAAAGACATTTTCTAGTTTGCAGCAAGGTGTGGAGTTTGCCATCAGACAAAATGGTTACCAACTTGTCCCACTTAATAAAGAATAA
- a CDS encoding YjcZ family sporulation protein, translating to MYGYAGFGGGFGGCGCGGYGYGGGFGYGGGFALIVVLFILLIIIGATCFY from the coding sequence ATGTACGGTTATGCTGGATTCGGCGGCGGCTTTGGCGGTTGTGGCTGTGGTGGCTACGGTTACGGTGGCGGCTTTGGTTATGGCGGAGGTTTTGCCTTAATCGTTGTCTTGTTTATCTTATTAATTATCATTGGAGCAACTTGCTTTTATTAA
- a CDS encoding pyridoxamine 5'-phosphate oxidase family protein, whose product MANMLKQEEMETLRELIKDIDTAMLTTVSEDGLVSRPMKTQEVEFDGDLWFFTKKETDKYEEILHDHDVNVAYAGKSYVSVRGRAEIVADMGKKKELWSKAYEKIMQTSYDDPNVVLIKVNAEAAEYWDTGNFTKKVAFLYKRMTGQSAQSTDVNETIEMNK is encoded by the coding sequence ATGGCTAACATGTTGAAACAAGAGGAAATGGAAACGTTAAGGGAGTTAATTAAGGACATAGACACGGCTATGCTGACTACGGTCAGTGAAGACGGGCTTGTTTCTCGTCCTATGAAAACACAAGAAGTGGAGTTTGATGGTGACTTATGGTTCTTCACTAAAAAAGAGACTGATAAATATGAAGAAATTTTACATGATCATGATGTCAATGTGGCATATGCAGGTAAATCCTATGTTTCCGTCCGTGGCAGAGCAGAAATCGTTGCGGATATGGGTAAGAAAAAGGAACTGTGGAGCAAAGCATATGAGAAGATCATGCAAACGTCTTATGATGACCCTAACGTGGTCTTAATAAAGGTAAATGCAGAAGCAGCCGAATATTGGGATACCGGTAATTTTACTAAGAAAGTCGCCTTTCTCTACAAACGCATGACCGGGCAAAGTGCTCAATCGACAGATGTGAATGAAACGATTGAAATGAATAAATAA